CCGAAGAGTCCCGCCGCAAAGAGCGGAATCCCCCACCAGGTCAGAATGTCCCGCCAGCGGCGGACGGCGAGAATCCCGACGAGGAGCAGAAGTCCGAGCGGGAGCAGGAAGCTGAGGCGCATGAGCGTCCGCAGGCTGCGGAGCGATTTCAGCGGGCTTTCAGCGCCGACCTTGCTGGGAGTCAGGTCCACGCTGTCGGGGATGGAGGCGGCGATGGCTTGAACCTGGCTTTGGATGAGCGGCTGGAACAGGTCGAGCAGGCTGTCGGACGGGTTGCACAGCATGAACGAGGGCGCCTGCCCGAAGAGACTGCCGACGGTGAGTTGGGCGATCTGCTCGAACGAACAGGCGGGCTGGGCGCGGACGATCCCGAACAGGGCCTCCGTCCCCGCGGGCCCAGCGAGGTGGTTTTTGAACGCCGTCAATGAAACGACGACCGCCTCGCTTTTGCCGTTCAGGTAGTCGAAGACCGAGGCGACGGCCTGCTCGGTCATCGGGCGGCTGACTTCGGGAGGCAGGAGGGCGCGGAAGAGCGCCTCCCAGTTTTGGGCGGGGACCAGGTTCAGGTAGTTGCGCGCGCTGTTTGGATCGTCGGAGGCGGGCGCGCCCATCACGGTCTCGGCCGCGAGCGCGGGGAGTCGGTCGTAGAAGTTTTGGCGGTCCAGCGCGGCAAGATAGAAGTCCGCGTCGAAGAGCCGCCGCTCCGCGTTGACGAGCAGCAGCGCGAGTCCCGCGGTCAGCGCGAACAGCGCCGCGCAGACGGTGGTGAGGAATTTCGAAAACGGATCGAGGGAATTTCTCATGCGCTTATCGAGTACGCAAAGCGACAGTCCCTTCAGCGGTGACTGTCGCTTTGTCGTCGGGCGAAGTCCGCTTATTTTTGCGCGAACGTGTCAATCAGCAGTTTGAAATTCCCGCCCACGGGATATAGGATCGGGCAGGTGCAGCCGCGCTTGCGATACTCTTCCACTTTCGCTTTGGCTTCGGCGGGAGTCCCCGAGGCCGTGATCTTGTGGACGAGGCTGTGCGGCACGAGGTCTTTGGCTTTCATGATCTGTTCTTTGGTCGCGGGCCAGCCGAGGATGGACTGGATCTCGTGGATGACCTCGTCTGAGACGTTGGAGGCCTTGGCGATGTGCGGCTGCTGCGCGATGTACTGGCAGAGCAGCATCTTGGTGTAGTCCACGGCTTTCTCGTGGTCCTCGTCCACCGAGCAGACGATCAACTGCGGGCGGTCGAAGTCCTCCATTTTACGTCCCGATTTTTTCAGGCCGTTTGCGAGCAGTTCCATGGCGTTGTCGTTGTATTCAGGCGCGACGCAGTAATTCAGCACCACGCCGTCGGCGATCTCGCCCGTCATCTCCATCATCTTGTCGCCCGTCGCGCCGATCATGATCGGGATGTTGCGCGGCTCGCGGCGTCCGTACACTACGTCCAGCTCGATTCCGTCCACGTGATGGAATTCGCCGTGGAAGGTGACGCGCTCCATGTTCAGCAGTTTCTTCAGCACGGTGACGGTCTCGCGCATGGCGGTCAGCGGCTTTTTGCGTTCGATGCCGACGTTCTTCGCCAGCGGGTCCCACCACGCGCCGATCCCGCAGATGACGCGGTTCGGGGCGAGGTCGTCCAGCGTCAGGAAGGTGGCGGCGAGCAGGCCGATGTTGCGCGTCCAGTTGTTGATCACGCCCGAACCGACTTTGATGCGATTTGTCACGGCGGCGTAGGCCGCCATCGGGACGATGGCGTCGCGCACGAGGCGCGACTCCGCCTGCCAGACGGCTTCGAATCCCTTTTCTTCGGCGTAGCGCGCGTAGTCCAGTCCATCGCGCAGGTCGTGCGAATCTTGCAGATATAGAGCGACACGTTCCATGTTAATTTTCCTTTTAGTCGTCAGATGATGTGAGACCTATTATAGCGTAAGACAAACGCACAACGGACGCGTCAACGCTACAACGCCTGCAACCGTTTCCACACCTGCGGCGCGAGTTCGCGCGCCCGCGCGGCGAGACGTTCCTCGTCCATCGTCAGAATCTGCTTGTTCCTCATCAGGATTTTGCCGCGGCAGACGGTGGTGTCCACGACGGAATCGGTCATGCCGAAGATGAGATGACCGAGGAAGTTGCTCTCGTCCATCGGCGTGGGCGGGATGTAGTCGAGGATCGCCATGTCGGCGGGACGTCCCTCGGCCAGTTCGCCAAGTCGGATCCCGAACTGACGCTCCGCGAGGTCGGCGTTGTTTTGCAGGAGCAGTTGCGGCGCCTCCGTGAATGCGACGCGCGGGTCGCGGTTGTCGAGACGATGGAGCAGGTAGGCGGCGCGCATCTGGGTGAGCATGTCCGAGTTCATGCCGTCCGTGCCGAGTCCCACCAGGATGCCCTTGCCGAGCATCTTCAGGATTTGCGTCACGCCGACCGCGTTGTTCATGTTCGATTCGGGGTTGTGGACGATGCTGGTCCGTGTGTCGGCGACAATGTCCATCTCCTCCTCGTCAATGTGGACGCAATGCACGAAGATGGATTTCTCGCCCGTGACGTTCAACCGATCCAGCCGCTTCACGGTCGGGACGCCGTACTTTTCGAGGGAATCCTGGCGGTCGGCCGCGTCCTCCGCGACGTGGATGTGGCAGCCGACGCCCGCGTCTCGCGCGATGCCGACGCACTTCTCAACCGTGTCGTCCGCGACGGTGAACGAGGCGTGCAGTCCCATCATGGCCGCGATCTGGCCGTCGCCTTTGCCGACCTTTTTGATGAAGCGTTCGTTCTCTCGAATGCCCTCCCCGTGGACGTTGCGGTCCGAGACCTCGTAGCACAGCGAGGCGCGGACTCCCGCCTGCCGCACCGCGGACTCGATGATGTCGAGCGAGCCGTCGCTGGCGGAGGGGGAGGCGTGATGGTCAATGATGGTCGTCGTCCCGTTGCGGATGCTCTCGATCAGCGGGATCTGCGCCGAGAGCAGGATGTCGTCGCCGACGATGGCGCGGTCCACTTTCCACCACAGGCGTTCGAGGACTTCCACGAAGTTGGAGGCGGGCTCGCCAGGGATCGCCATGCCGCGCGCCAGTGTGGAATAAAAATGATGGTGCGCGCAGATGAAGCCTGGCAGGACGACTTTGTTCGAGCAGTCCACCGAATCGGCGTCGGGATATTTTTGCTTCATCTCCGCGGCCGCGCCGACGGCGATGATATTCTCGCCATCCGTCACGACCGAGCCGTTCCAGAGCACGCGGTTATTTTTGCCGAGGGTGACTACGATCCCGTTTTCAAATCGAGTGGTCATGTGTCCTTCCTTTTTGAGTGTGATGAGCGACGCGGCGCGTTTTGCGATATTTATTAGAAATCATATCGGCGTTCTTTTTCTGCCGCGAATGGCGCGAATTTCACGAAAGAGTCCACTGAAACAAGGCAATCTCACCGCCAAGCGCGCGAAGGTCGCTAAGAAAAACCAAATTTCGGATTCATTTTTAATGAAAGCTAAGTGAATCTTCAAAATTCTTAAATCGTTTTTAAATTTCTTCGCGTTCTTTGCGGTCTTAGCGGTAAGAAATGGTTTTTTCAGTGAAGTCACGAAAAATCTTGAAAATTCGCGCGCATTCGTGAAATTCGCGGCCGAGAATCTTATTTCTGAAGGAGTCTCTTCCCGAAGGGCGCGGTTATTCCTGATCCGCCGGCGCTTTGAATCCGTCCAACAGAGCCAGGTCTTCGGGCAGGTCCAGGTCCAGTTCGAGCGAGGGGAGTTTGACGACCTCCAGCCGCGCTCCCGCTTTCCTGGCGTGTTCACAATGCCGGCGATACGAGCCGACGCCGAAGTCGTACTCGATCAGCCCCGCGGGAGACATCAGCAGGGCGTTGGTCCCCTCTTCGCGGCGGTCGGGGGCGATGACTACCACAGGCGGGTCTTTCGCCCGTTCGATCAACGCCCGGATGTCGGCGGGTTCGAGGAGCGGCAGGTCGGCCGGCAGGATCAACACCCCGCGCGTCGCGTGGACTTTCGCCACCACGGTCGCGCGCGCCAGCGCGGTGTTCAGGTGCGGCTGGCCGTCCTCGCGGACGGTGCGGGCGCCGTGCCTGCGCGCGACCGTCAACGCGTGCGGGTCGCGGCTCACTACCAGTACCTGTTCCAGTTCCTTCAGGCTGGTCAGCGTCTCCAGCGTATGTTTGAGAAGTTTTTCGTTTAGTTGCGCGCGCTCGTCCTCCGAGAGCGTAGTAGACAGGCGGGATTTCCCACGCCGCAGCGGTTTTACGGGAACGATGGCCCAAAGTGTCATGTCGCATTTCCAATGAATTGCAGGACTTCCCGCGCCAGCCGGGCGCGGTCCGCAACCGTTTTCATATATGTATTTGTGACCAGCGTTTGAATTTTAATCTGTTTTGCGAGTTCTGAGTCCGCCGAATCCACTACGATTCCCGTGAGAAAATTCTCATAATGTCCCGCCACCGCCAGCGCCGACGGTTCGATGCCGAGTTCCGCGTACATTTTCGCGGCGGGACCTTTCACCGTCTGCCCCGCGATGATCGGAGAGACCGCCACGCGCGGGACGGCGGACGGTGGGAGGCGGAGGACGGCCAGGATCGGATCAACGCTGACCCACGGATTCGACGGGCAGACGACGATCGCGTCCGCCGACTCGAACGCTTCGCGCGTCCCCGCAGCGGGCGAGGCCGCCCCGAGCCCCTCAAACCGAAAGCCTTTCACGCGCGGACGGCAGCGTCGGCGGACGAAGTATTCCTGGAACGGCAGATCGCCCTCGTCCGTCTCGACGATGGTGCGGACGGGTTGGTCGCTCATCGGCAGGACGGTATGCTTCACGCCCCACGCCTTGCAGAAATCGCGCGTGACCTGCGAGAGGGACTGTCCCTCTTTCAGCCGCCGCGTCCGCTCGACGTGCGTGGCGAGGTCGCTGTCGCCGAGGTTGAACCAGTCCGCCGCGCCGAGGCGTTTGAGATTCGCCATCGCGTTCCACGTCTCGCCCGCGCGTCCCCAGCCCGTGTCGGGATTTGCCAGTCCCGCCAGCGTGTAGCAGACCGTGTCGAGGTCGGGAGAGATGGACAGCCCCAAATGTTCGAAGTCGTCGCCAGTGTTGACGATGACGGTCAAATCTTCGGGAGGCAGGATCTGGGCGAGTCCGTGCGCTAGCTTCGCGCCGCCGACTCCGCCCGCGAGGGCGAGGATGTTCATTTTTTGTATACTTCTCCTCCCTCTTTTACAATAAGAATATGGATCTCCAGCTTTTCAAATGCCCACTTTGTTTCTTCAATCAGGCTTAGATATCGTTTAAAGTCTGGAAGTCCAATGGCAACGATACTACTTGGCGCTTTGCTTTTTCTTCGTATTGCGGAAACTAACACTTCAGAAAACCAATGCTTTGCTTGAAGTGTTGGTTGGGTCTTTTTGGCTTGACCCTGCTTTTCTCCGTCTGCATATTTATCAGACGGATATCCTTTTACTTCGATTAAAACTTCTTGATTATCTCGTTTGGCGATAATGTCGACGCCTCGTTGTTTTGCTAATGTATCTGTTGTAATGACTTGGTAACCGATATTCCTAAAGTATGATGCAATTTTTTCTTGAACATTTCCTTCCCAGAACCAATCATTTTCTTTTTTCCACATAAGATCTCCTATTTTTCTATTACGATTTCGTTAGCCAGCCTCAATATCTTTTCTTTTGGCTCTTCCTCCGCCCATCCTACAAAAATCATCGCCTGCGGCTCCCACGTTTCGGGCAATTCCAGCGCGGAGCGCGTCTCCTCTTGCGCGTAGAGCGGCCAGCAGACCCAGTTTCCGCCCAGCCCCTCGGCGTGCGCGGCGAGCAGGAGGTACGTCGCCGCGTTCGCCACGGATTGGATGGACATGACGCGCTCCTCGGGCGTATCCGCGCGGACGGCGGTCACGTCGCGGCAGAGCAGGATGAGGACGGGGGCCTCGTCAATCCGACGGGCGGACCGCGCGGCGCGCGTCTCGATCTCGGACGCGGGCGCGCCCTCGGCGGCCATGTCCGCGCGCAGGGCGGCGGCGAGGGCCTGGGCAAGTTTGGTTCTTTTATCCGCAGATTGCGCTGATCTCGCAGATAGAGTTTTGTTAATGACAACAAATCTCCAGGGCTGGAGGTTGTGCGCGGACGGGGCGTGAGTCGCGGCGGCGATCACGCGCGAGACGGCCTCGTCCGCTACGGGGTCGGGTTTGAAGCGGCGGACGGAGCGACGCGCCCGCAGGAAGTCGAGGAGTTCGTCCGCGCTAGGCATGAGCGTCGAAGCGCTCGGGCAGGATTTTGTAGATGACGCGCGTTTGGCCCTCCGCTTTTTTCCACGGCTGGTTGCTGTATTTCATCGAGAGGGCGTTGATGTGTTCGTCGCCGCCGCTTTCGGTGATCTCGGCCACGCGCCCGCGGATTTGCAGATAGCGATATGGCGTTTTCGGGTCCTGGATGAGCAGCGCCACCTGCGGACGGGCGCGCATGTTGCGGTCTTTGACGCGTCCCTTGGCGGTGTTGATGAGGATGTGCGTTCCGTCGGTGTTGAACCAGACGGGCGTGACTTGCGGCGAGCCGTCGGGCATGACGGTGGCGACGTAGACGAAGGCTTTGGTCTCGTCTTTGAGCAGGTCTTGATATTCGGGGGGAAAAAGTTTCATGGTTGAATCTCCAAATCGGGTTTCAAGTGTCAGGCGAGGCGGTCGCGGAGGAAGGCGAGGGTGCGTTCCCAGGCGAGACGCGCGGCTTCTTCGTTGTATTCGGGACGGTCGCTCTCGAAGAACCAATGGCGCGTGTCGGGGTAGACGTGAAATTCGACCTGTCTGCCCGCGGCTTTGAGCGTCCTCGCCAGTTTTTTACGGCCAGAATCGGATACAAATTCATCCGTCTCCGCGTAATGGCCGAGGAAGGCCGACTTTGTTTGCGCGAAGTCGCCGCCGCGCGCGCCGTAGAACAAAACCGTCGCGGCGATTTCCTTCGGTTTTTCCTCCACGAGCCACAGGCCCAGCCACGCGCCGAGCGAGAATCCGACCAGGCCGAGCGGCGCGCCGCCTGAATCGTTTTTCAACCGCTCGAACGCGTCGAGAATTTGATACAGGGTTGGGTCGCTCTTGATCTTTGCCTGGCGGAGTCTTTTTGCGTTGGCGGGCGTCTCGGCGGTCTCGCCGCCGTACAAGTCGGGCGCGAGGACAAGGTAGCCCTCGTTTGCAAGTCGGTTGCAAAACTGTTTGGCGAAATCGTTCAATCCCCACCAGGCGTGCAGGACGAGAATCCCGCCGCGCAGCGCGGACTTTGGGATGGCGAGATAGTCGGACATGGAAACCTCCTATCTAAACATGTCCTGGGTTTTTGGGCGCAGCAGTTCTTTCATGGAGCCTTCGCGCAGCGGATACGGGAAGCCGCGCGCGTGGACGACGGGCGTGCCTTCGGCGGCCTGTCCCATCATAAGCGAGGCGGCCGCGGCCAGTTCGTCCGCAACGCCGACGACGGTGATTTGCAGTTCGCGCCCGAACAGGTCTTTCCAGCCGCGCTCGTCCATCACCGCGGGGATTCCGCTCAGCCCGATGCACATGCCGACCGTCCCGATGCGCCAGGCGCGTCCATGTGAGTCGACGAGCATGACGCCGATTTTCTTTCCCGTTTTGGACTCGACCTTTTCACGGATCGCGCGTGACGAGGCGTCGGGGTCGCGGGGGAGGAGGAGTACCCCCTCCCCGCCCCCCTCTGTCTCTCCCCCCAAATTCGGAGAATTTGGGGGGAGATGGAGGGGGGTAACATTCGAGTGGTCAATCCCCGCGTTGGCGCAGACGAAGCCGAGTCGGTGTTCGACGATGACCGTCCCGGCGCGCACGCGCAGGACCTCGGCGCTTTCCTGCAAAATTAGTTCCGCCAGGCGCGGGTCTTTTTCCGAGCGACGCGCCAACTCGAGCGCGTCTTCGCTCGGCTGGACGGAGGCCAGGTCCACCATCCGCCCCTCGGCTTTGCTGACGATCTTCGACGTGACGACGAGGATGTCGCCGTCCGCGAGTTCGATGCCGTTCGCGGCGAGCGCCGAGACAAGAATATCCGCCAGGTCGTCGCCGTGGCGGATAAGGGGAATGTGCTGGAGAGGGGTGAGGGTGAGCATCTTGGTCGGTTGCCAGTGACTGATCACTGATCACTGATTACTGATCACTGTTCACTGATCACTTTCTCTCCGCCCCCGTAATCTTGATCCCCGCGTGCGCGCTTCCATATTTTTTGTTGATGCCGATCAGCACGCTGGTGAGACCTTCGACCACGACGGAGTTTTCGAGCGGACCGGCGTCCCAGCCTGTCAGCCCCGCGGCCTCCACGAGTTTGAGCGTCTCGGCGCGCGCCTCTTTGGATGTGCCAGTCACCAGCACGTCGCACTCCACGTCCGCGTCGGTGAGCAGATGTTCGTGGGAGACGTTCTGGAACGCGGCGCAGACTTGCGCGTCCGCGCCGAGGATCTCGCGCGCTTCCTGCGCGGCGGAGCCCGCCTTCGGCATTTGCACCGTCGCCACTTTCGGCGGGACGAGCGGGACGGTTACGTCAATCAGGATTTTCCCTTTGACCGCGTCTTTCACCGCCTCGAGCGTGGACCGGTGCGCGGCGTACGGGACGGTCAGGACGACGATGTCAGCCTGGCGCGCGGCGTCGAAGTTGCTCATTCCCTGGATGAAGGCTTCGCCCTGAAGCCGGTCCATTAATTCCGAGGCGGCGGCCTCTGCCTTTGCCGCCTCCCGCGACCCGATGTGGACGTGGTAGCCCGCCTTCGCCCAGCGATAGGCGAGTCCTTTACCTTCCTTGCCGGTTCCGCCGAGGACGGCGACAGTTAACAGAATGGGGGAATTTGTCATAGTGCGCTCCAATGTGGTGGTGTTGACGTACGCGGGATGCGATCCCGGAGAAACTCAGATCAAAAATGGCTGGGCAGCGCGGCGCCGTCGGATGCCAGTTCCCACAGGGTTTGATAGGCGGCCTCGCGCAGGTCCGAGTCTCGGCTGTGGACGGCCTCGACGATCCGTTTCACGACGTTTTCGCCGGGCGCGCGGCGCAGGCGCTCCAGCGCGGCGAGACGTTCCTCGACGGTCCCGTCCGAGAACGCGTCCAACAGAATATCGGTGGCGGGGACGCCGGGCGAGATGCCCATTCCCTGCTTGCCCGCGTATTCGATCAGCCACTGGGTTTCGGACGGCGGCGTGAGCGGGCGCGGGACGCGCGGGTCGCGCGCGAGCGACCGGCTTTCGATGGCTTCCGCGGCCGAGTTCTTGACGATCCACTGGTCGTCGTTCACCTGCCGGTCTTGCAGGAGTTCGAGCGCCCAGGGTTCGTCCACGCGTGCCAGCCCGTAGACCGCTGAGCGGCGGACGAGGATGTCCTGCATGGTCGCGCCGTCCCTGAGCATGGCGTGACCTTCCTGCGGGTCGTTGGCGAGCGCTTCGGCCGCGGCGCGGCGCAGTTCCTCGTCGCCTTCCAGCAGGGCGTGCGCCACCGCTTCGAGCGCGTTTGTGGATCCCAGAGCGACCAGCGCGAGACAGGCGGCGCGCCGCGCCGCGAGACTGGGCGCCGTAGTGGTGGACGAAAGCAGTTCCAGCGCCTTCGAGTCGCGGATCACGCCGCTCCCCAGCGCGGCCAGCGCGATGAGTTCGAACGAGAGCGATTGCAGCGACTGGCGGAAGAAGGCCGCCGCGCCAGGGTCGCCGCAGAGAGCCAGGGCGGCCATGGCCTGTCCGCGCAGGCCGCGCGGCTGGGTCTCGTCTTGCAGCAGGCGCGCCAGCCCGGCCATCACGCGTCCGCGCCAGGCGGCTTCGCGCGGCGCCTCGCGCAGCCAGCGGGCCGCGGTCAACAGCGGGCGTTGCAGCAGCGGGTCGTCGGAATCGAGCATGGCCTCTGCCACGCGGGTCGCGTCGCCCTGCGAGGCGAGGTAGCGCGCCGCCAGCGTCTTGCCGCCCCAGTCGGGCTGCCGGATCAAGGCGTCGTCGGTCTTGTAAGCGCTCAGGGCGCGCCCGGCGAGGTATCCGCCGAAGATCGGATGCAGGAAGCGCATGAGGCGGTTCGGATGTGTGAGCAGCAGTCCGCTTTCGGACATTTTTCCGAGCAGGCCGCTGGACGGAGCCTGGACCGCGCCCGCTTCTTTTTTCTGGCTGAGCGGACCGGTACCAGCGTTCGGCGCCTCGCCCTCGGCGGGGGGCGTCCCTTCGACGGGTTTTTCCTCCGCCGGTTCGAACGAACGCACCCACTCGCGCGCTTTGCGCGGGTCGAAGATCGGCTGCGCGTTCAACGTCGCCTGCATGGCGAGCGTCTCCAGCGCGGCGGCGGGCGTGTCGGGCGGCGCGACGCGGCGGATGTGCGCGGCGATGGCGTCCTGGACGTGCGGACCGAGGCTGTCCCCGGCGAATCCGCCCCAGATCTTCAACGTCAATTCGAAAGGCGTCAGGTATTGGTTTCCGTATCCGAGCCAGGCTTCGAGCAGGATCGGGTCAATGGCCTCCTGCGTCATCTGCGCCCAGGCCTCGCTTTCGAGGAAGCGCTTCCATAGTCCGCCCCACTTGCGGATGAACTCGGTCTGGCGATGCGCGTCCCAGCCCATCAGGGCGAGCGGCGCAAACCCGAGTTCCAGCAGGCCGTCCATCCGTTCGGGCAGCGCGGTTGCGACGACGCGCGTATCGGGATGAGCCTGGAGCAGCGTCTTCAGAAAATCGCAGACGGTCTTTTGTCCGTCGGCCGGGAGTTCGTCGAAGCCGTCCAGCAACAGAAGCGCCCGTCCGCTTTTGAAGATGTACTGCGCGAAAGACGCCATGCGTCCGACCTCCAGGAAGGAGGTCCGCTCCGCTTCGGCGTCAATGATTGGGTTGAGGATGTTCTGCGGATTGTCCACCGGCAGGGACAGGTCCGCGACGTGGACGAGGAAGGGGACGCGGTCGGCGAGCGCGCCCAACTGCGGGTCGCGGTTGGCCGACAGCGTGGCGAGATGCGCCAGCGCGACCGTCTTGCCGAGGCCGTACGCGCCGACAACGGCGATGTTGCTCCCGCCCGAAAGCGCCTGCGGCAAAGTCAGGGACGGGGCGCGGTAGAGACTCGCCAGTTCGGGCCAGGAGGGGAGGTAGGGCAGAGTTTGGGAGACGATGTCTTCGGGAGGCAGACTCGCGCCCGGCTCGACGCGCGGCGGCGGGGCGATGAACTTCGGCGTCAGGATGATTTCGTCCAGCGCGAAGAGGGGCGCGGCCAGGTGCATCCCCTGGGCGCGGCGCAGCGTGACCCGCCGCAGGTTGTCCTCTATGCCGGTGGAGCGGCGCGCGCGGGCCTCCTCGCGGCGGACGGCCATCCCCGCGCGCCACTCGCGGAACGCGGGACGCATCCGCGCCGCCAGGAACGAAGCGAGGATGCCGAAGACGGCGCCGATGCCGAAGGAGAGAGGGTCAATGTAGAACGGCATGTCCCAGTTTGGATCAATCCGTGAAAAGGATGCGCGCGCAGGTGGGACAGCGCGCGATCTCGCGGCTGACGCGCACGGTCTGCTGTTGCGCGGGCGTGAGCGTGGTCCCGCAGGCCGCGCAAGCCCCGTCGCTGATGACGGCGACGGCCACCCCGCGCTTGTCGCGGCGCAGGGCGTCGTATTGGTCGAGGATGGAGGCTTCGAGCGGCGCGCCTGCGGCTTTGCGTTCGGCCTCCAGACGCTCGAGGCTGCGCGCCAGGGTCTCGCGTTCGCGCGTCAGGTCGCGGGCCTGGGCGCCGAGGCGGGATTCGACTCCGCCCAGCGCGGCCCGCGCCTCGGTCAGGGATGCGCCGGCGTCGTCGTTCGCCAGCATCGCTTCGAGCAGGCGGTCTTCCAGCGTGGCGAGATATTTTTTCAGCGAGGCTGCTTCGTGCTGCAAATCCTGAAGTTCCTTTGGATTGCGGACCGCGCCGCTGTATAGACTGGATTCGGTCTGCTCGATCTTGATGCGCTGGGACTGGGCTTCCGCTTCGGCCTGACGTTGGGCGCGTTCGGTTTCCCGACGCGTTTCCTCCGCCGCGGCGAGGCGTTCGGAGGCGGCGCGCAGTTCCGCGTCGTTGTCGAGCGCGGCGCGGATGGCTTCGAGGCGGGCGCGCGCCCGGTCCATTTGCGTGTCTATCTGCTGGAGGCGGTATAGTCCGAGGGCGGCGCTCATGGGGTGATTATAAAACAGAAACCAGGTTTCTCGAAGAAACCTGGTTTCTGCGCGTTACTGTGTCGATACGTTGAAATAATTGTAGACGGCTTGCGAGATCTGGCCGAAGAGTTTGTTGGCGTTGTCGAAGACGATCTGGACGGGGTGATAGGTGTAGACCGCGATGACGTAGTTGCCGCCCGGCGAGTAGACGATGGCCGCGTCGCTGACGTTGTTGATGACGCCCGCGTTGTTGGTGATCCAGCCGTGCTTGTGGGCGATGCGCGTCCCTTCGGGGACGCCCGCCTGCAGGAGCGCGCCGAGTTTGTCCTGCACGAGGATCTCGATCATCTGCTGGCAGACCTGCTGGCTGATCTTGCCGGGGAAGACGGCCACCAGCGCGCCGCCGTTCTTGTCCGCGCATTGGTAGAGGTCTTCGAGTAATATGCCCATGTCCGAGGGCGTGGTCTGGTTGTAGTCGTCGGGGTTGGCGCTCACGTCGACGCGCGAGTTGGAGGGCGTGGTCATTCTCTGGAGCAGGGGCGCGCCCTGATAGAAATAGCCCGCCATGAAGGTGTTTTCAAGGCCGAGGGCTTTCATCTTTTCGGTGACGAGGAGCGGACCGCGGTTCTCGTCCAGCGCGGCCATGAACTTGTCGGCGGGCGGGTTTTCGGAGCGGCGGATCATGTCTACCATCGCGTCGAGAGTCTTTTGGTCGAGGGCGGCCGCGCCGAACTGGCTGTAGTACGAGATCATGATGGGAATCTTGGCGGTGGAGGAGGCGGTGAAGGCCACGTCGGGTTGGACGGAGATCGGCTGGCCGGCGTTCTCGGCGAAGTGGATCTCCTGTCCCGTTTGCAGGTCGAGCATGTACAGACCGACGAGGCCGTCGAAGTCGTTAAGCTGGATGATCTGTTTGAGCAGGATTTCGAGATTGTCGAGGGTGGGATGCGCCGCGGCCGTGCGGATGGAGGTCAGCGCGACGGCGCGGCTGGAGGGGGAGCGCAGGGCGTCTTCGATGAGGGTGACGGCGCGCTCCACGTCGAGGGTCTGGCCGGGCGCGCCGGGCAGGAAGTTGGTGGTGCCGGGAATCGGCTGGGCCGGGGCGGGAGGCGTGTCGTAGCGAAGGGCGATCTCGTTCTGGAGGTAGTCGCGCAGGCGCGCTTCCGAGAGTTCGGAGACGAGCGGGACGTCGGCCGCGGCGGGCGGACGGTTCCAGAGGTAGTCCCAGAATCCGCCCCAGAAGGAAGCGCCGGTGCGGGTCAGGTCTGCGGCGGCGAGCATGGCGTCCATGTTCACCT
This DNA window, taken from Candidatus Denitrolinea symbiosum, encodes the following:
- a CDS encoding F420-dependent oxidoreductase, PPOX class, whose protein sequence is MKLFPPEYQDLLKDETKAFVYVATVMPDGSPQVTPVWFNTDGTHILINTAKGRVKDRNMRARPQVALLIQDPKTPYRYLQIRGRVAEITESGGDEHINALSMKYSNQPWKKAEGQTRVIYKILPERFDAHA
- a CDS encoding 2-phospho-L-lactate guanylyltransferase, with protein sequence MTLWAIVPVKPLRRGKSRLSTTLSEDERAQLNEKLLKHTLETLTSLKELEQVLVVSRDPHALTVARRHGARTVREDGQPHLNTALARATVVAKVHATRGVLILPADLPLLEPADIRALIERAKDPPVVVIAPDRREEGTNALLMSPAGLIEYDFGVGSYRRHCEHARKAGARLEVVKLPSLELDLDLPEDLALLDGFKAPADQE
- a CDS encoding aminohydrolase SsnA; its protein translation is MTTRFENGIVVTLGKNNRVLWNGSVVTDGENIIAVGAAAEMKQKYPDADSVDCSNKVVLPGFICAHHHFYSTLARGMAIPGEPASNFVEVLERLWWKVDRAIVGDDILLSAQIPLIESIRNGTTTIIDHHASPSASDGSLDIIESAVRQAGVRASLCYEVSDRNVHGEGIRENERFIKKVGKGDGQIAAMMGLHASFTVADDTVEKCVGIARDAGVGCHIHVAEDAADRQDSLEKYGVPTVKRLDRLNVTGEKSIFVHCVHIDEEEMDIVADTRTSIVHNPESNMNNAVGVTQILKMLGKGILVGLGTDGMNSDMLTQMRAAYLLHRLDNRDPRVAFTEAPQLLLQNNADLAERQFGIRLGELAEGRPADMAILDYIPPTPMDESNFLGHLIFGMTDSVVDTTVCRGKILMRNKQILTMDEERLAARARELAPQVWKRLQAL
- a CDS encoding 2-phospho-L-lactate transferase; translation: MNILALAGGVGGAKLAHGLAQILPPEDLTVIVNTGDDFEHLGLSISPDLDTVCYTLAGLANPDTGWGRAGETWNAMANLKRLGAADWFNLGDSDLATHVERTRRLKEGQSLSQVTRDFCKAWGVKHTVLPMSDQPVRTIVETDEGDLPFQEYFVRRRCRPRVKGFRFEGLGAASPAAGTREAFESADAIVVCPSNPWVSVDPILAVLRLPPSAVPRVAVSPIIAGQTVKGPAAKMYAELGIEPSALAVAGHYENFLTGIVVDSADSELAKQIKIQTLVTNTYMKTVADRARLAREVLQFIGNAT
- a CDS encoding dienelactone hydrolase family protein, with product MSDYLAIPKSALRGGILVLHAWWGLNDFAKQFCNRLANEGYLVLAPDLYGGETAETPANAKRLRQAKIKSDPTLYQILDAFERLKNDSGGAPLGLVGFSLGAWLGLWLVEEKPKEIAATVLFYGARGGDFAQTKSAFLGHYAETDEFVSDSGRKKLARTLKAAGRQVEFHVYPDTRHWFFESDRPEYNEEAARLAWERTLAFLRDRLA
- a CDS encoding coenzyme F420-0:L-glutamate ligase — translated: MISHWQPTKMLTLTPLQHIPLIRHGDDLADILVSALAANGIELADGDILVVTSKIVSKAEGRMVDLASVQPSEDALELARRSEKDPRLAELILQESAEVLRVRAGTVIVEHRLGFVCANAGIDHSNVTPLHLPPNSPNLGGETEGGGEGVLLLPRDPDASSRAIREKVESKTGKKIGVMLVDSHGRAWRIGTVGMCIGLSGIPAVMDERGWKDLFGRELQITVVGVADELAAAASLMMGQAAEGTPVVHARGFPYPLREGSMKELLRPKTQDMFR
- a CDS encoding LLM class flavin-dependent oxidoreductase, translating into MERVALYLQDSHDLRDGLDYARYAEEKGFEAVWQAESRLVRDAIVPMAAYAAVTNRIKVGSGVINNWTRNIGLLAATFLTLDDLAPNRVICGIGAWWDPLAKNVGIERKKPLTAMRETVTVLKKLLNMERVTFHGEFHHVDGIELDVVYGRREPRNIPIMIGATGDKMMEMTGEIADGVVLNYCVAPEYNDNAMELLANGLKKSGRKMEDFDRPQLIVCSVDEDHEKAVDYTKMLLCQYIAQQPHIAKASNVSDEVIHEIQSILGWPATKEQIMKAKDLVPHSLVHKITASGTPAEAKAKVEEYRKRGCTCPILYPVGGNFKLLIDTFAQK
- a CDS encoding nitroreductase codes for the protein MPSADELLDFLRARRSVRRFKPDPVADEAVSRVIAAATHAPSAHNLQPWRFVVINKTLSARSAQSADKRTKLAQALAAALRADMAAEGAPASEIETRAARSARRIDEAPVLILLCRDVTAVRADTPEERVMSIQSVANAATYLLLAAHAEGLGGNWVCWPLYAQEETRSALELPETWEPQAMIFVGWAEEEPKEKILRLANEIVIEK